The sequence CTAACCCAATGCGGCAACCATTGTCGAAAGTATTAATTACAACCAGGTCAGCAAAGCGAGACGCAGGAATTTACCCGCTGATTTCAATCGCAACCTGATTGGCTATTCGGGCCAGGCGTTCGGACCACTTCGACTGACCTTCAGGTGTGGCGATCAGATCCTGCCGAACTTCAATGCCTAGATATGGGCGGCCGTCGGCCTCTGCATGGCGGTTCATCGTGGCGTTGAGCAGCTTGCCAGAATAGGGCAGTTGGTCACCCACGCACAGTCCGTCGGCTTCCAGCATAGGAATGGCGATGCGGGCGGCGCGATCATCCACGTTGTAGAGCACGCCGACGTGCCATGGGCGAGGTTCGTCACTTGATGCAAGGTGCGGTGTGAAACTGTGCAGCGACAGGATCAGCGCTTGCGGAATGTCGGCAAGCAGCGCCTCGAGCGCATCGTGATAGGGACGGAAGAACCGGGCAAGCCGGGCCTCGTGGCCTGCGTGATCCAGTGCGTTGCCGGGAATGGCGTGGCCGTCGCTGGCGATGGGGACGACTGTCGGCAGATGTTCGTCGCGGTTGAAATCACAGACGAGGCGGCTGACGTTGCCCTGAAACGCGGCGATGCCGGGCCTTTGAGCCATCATTTCACCAACGGCAGCGACACCGATGTCGACCGCGATGTGCTGGCTGAGCAGCGCCGGGTCGATACCGAGATCGATATCATCTGGTACGCGCTTCGAGGCGTGGTCGGAGACCACGAGGATGCCGCCAAACCTTGGTGTTCCGATGAGCCGCCACGCCTCGCTCATCGCAGCGCTCCTGCCAGTGTCCACCAGGCGGAAGGAACGGCGGCTTTCGCTTCCTCCAGCTGATCCGGCGTATCGAACAGTGCGAAGCAAGTCGCGCCCGAGCCTGACATTCGCACTAGCCACGCGCCGGTCTTGCGCAGGGTGTCCAACACGTCAGCAATCTGCGGCACGAGTTGCAGGGCGGCTGGTTCGAGGTCATTGCGGCCATTAAGGGCGATTTCCCGCACGTTCGTACCCTCCAGGGGACCTCGGTCGATACCATCCCAGCCCTTGAACACCGGGCCAGTTGCAAGCGGTATCCGCGGGTTGACCAGGAGTACGGGACAACCAGCCAGATCGCCATCGACCGGTTCAAGTTCCGTGCCCGTCCCGCGTCCGATACAAGCGCGGCTTTCTACGCAAGCCGGAACGTCCGCGCCAAGTTTCGCCGCTCGCGCCTGCCAATCCGCTGGAAGCCCATATGCGTCGCGCACCATGCGAAACACGGCGCCAGCATCCGCCGATCCGCCGCCCAAGCCCGCAGCAACCGGCAGGTTCTTCTCCAGCGTAACCGCCCACCCCGGCCCGTGCGGCAGTCCGGTGAGTGCCTTAGCTATGATATTGCCGAATGGATCGATGAGCGCGCCACCGAACTCGCCGGTAACGCGAAGACTATCCTGCGACGCAGGCGCCGCCGCAAGCTCATCGCCCGCGTCGACAAACGCGAATACCGTCTCCAGTTCGTGATAGCCATCGTCCCTGCGCCGCCGGACATGGAGAGCAAGATTGATCTTGGCATAGGCGGTTTCGCGCATCATTCCTCCCCCTCCCCGTTCCGGGGAGGAACTTTGCTCACATATTCGGGTAGTTCGGTCCGCCGCCGCCTTCAGGAGTTACCCATTCGATGTTCTGGGTCATGTCCTTGATGTCGCAGGTCTTGCAGTGGACACAATTCTGCGCGTTGATCTGGAGGCGCGGATTGCCTTCCTCGACGCCGATATATTCATAGACACCCGCCGGGCAATAGCGCGCTTCCGGCCCCGCATAGATCGGCAGGTTTATCCGCGTGGGGACAGTCGGATCCTTGAGCACGAGGTGGCACGGCTGGTCCTCCTCGTGGTTGGTATAGGAGAACGAAACGCTGGTGAGGCGGTCGAACGTGATCACGCCGTCGGGCTTGGGATAAGTTATCGGCTTGTAGAGGTCCGCGCGCTGGGTGGCCTCGGCATCCTTGTGATGCTTCATCGGCTTCCAGATCCCGAAGCCGCCAATCGTGCGCAGCCACATGTCGGCGCCCGCCAGCACCGTTCCGAGTTCGCCGCCGAACTTTGCGACGAGCGGCTGGGCGTTCTGCACCTTCTTGAGTTCAGTGGCGATCCAGCTGTCACGGACGGCTGCATCGTATTCGGTCATGTCGTCCTTCTCGCGGCCTGCCGCAATCGCGGCCACGATGGATTCTGCGGCCAGCATTCCGCTCTTCATCGCGGTGTGGCTGCCTTTGATGCGCGGCACGTTGACGAAGCCCGCAGAACACCCGATCAGCGCCCCGCCGGGGAACGACAGCCGCGGCACTGACTGCCAGCCACCCTCGTTGATCGCGCGCGCACCATAAGACACGCGGCGGCCACCTTCGAGGATCTCGCGGATCGCCGGATGCTGCTTCCAGCGCTGGAACTCCTCGAACGGATAAACGTAAGGGTTTGCGTAATCGAGCGCGGTGACGAAGCCGAGCGCGACCTGGTTGTTCGATTGGTGGTAGAGGAAGCCGCCGCCCCACGAGTTCGATTCCGAAAGCGGCCAGCCCTGCGTGTGCAGCACGCGGCCCTGCACGTGCTTTTCGGGATCGATGTCCCACAGTTCCTTGATGCCGATACCATAGACCTGCGGTTCGCAGTCGCGCTCAAGATCGTAGTGCGCCTTCAAACGCTTGGTCAGATGCCCGCGGGCGCCTTCGGCAAAAAGCGTGTACTTGGCGTGCAATTCCATGCCTGGCTGATAATCGCCCTTCTTCGAACCGTCCTTGGCTACGCCCATGTCGCCAGTAGCAACACCCATGACCGCGCCATTTTCGTCGAACAGCACTTCGGCAGCAGCGAATCCGGGGAAGATTTCGACGCCGAGTTCCATCGCCTGCTCCGAAAGCCAGCGACACAGGTTGCCGAGGCTGCCCGTGTAGTTGCCATGGTTCGACATGAACGGAGGCATCGGCCAGTGCGGAATGCTCATCTTGCCGGTCTTGGTCAGGACCCAGTGCCAATTGTCGGTCACCGGGGTTTCCGCCATCGGGCAGCCCTGCGTCCGCCATTCAGGCAGGAGTTCGTCCAGAGCCTTGGGATCGACAACCGCACCCGACAGAATGTGTGCGCCGATTTCCGAACCCTTTTCGAGCACGCAGACCGAAAGTTCGGGATTGACCTGTTTCAGCCTGATCGAAGCCGCCAGCCCAGCTGGTCCGCCACCGACGATGACGACGTCATATGGCATCGATTCCCGTTCGCTCATGCCCCTGCACTCCCGGCTAATTGCGCATTCGAATTCGCTTTCCGCCTTGAAAGAGGCCACCGTGAAGGTCAAGACCGCAAATCTGATTGTGAGGATTCACAGGTTGCCCGACACCGCTGATGCCATGACCACCGACTGGAGCACTTCGCTGACGGCAGCAATGGCCTGGTGGCGTGACGCGGGTCTCGATGGCACTTTCGTCGACGAGCCACAGGATTGGCTGGCAGAAGCACGGCGCGCCAAGGAGCAAGCGCCTGCACCAGCGATGAAGCCACTGCGCGACCTGCCTCCCGCGGCCGATTCGGTGCCCACCGTGACGGTCGGCACAAAGGAAAACTGGCCGCAGGCGCTGGCAGACTTCTCGCCATGGTGGCTCGCCGAAGGTGCACTCGCCCCGGCGGGTCTGCGACGACTGCCCCCGATCGGAGCGGCACAGGCCGAACTCATGGTGCTCGTACCGATGCCCGCAGCCGACGATGGCGATGCCCTGCTGAGCGGACGAGCAGGCCGCCTTCTTGACGCCATGCTATCCGCCATGGCCATCGACAAGGCGCAGACCTACCTCGCATCCGCTCTTCCCGCGCATGTCCCCATGCCCGATTGGCAGGCTCTGGGTGCAGTCGGCATCGGCGATGTGCTGCTGCATCACATTGCGCTTGCCGCGCCCAAACGCCTCCTGATCCTTGGAGCGTCGGGCGTTTCAGCGCTTCTTGGACACGATCCAACGAATTTGGCTCACGGTTTACGTGCAATTAATCAAGAGACTGCAGGTATGGCCGTCATGCCGGCTTGGGATCTCGACGCCATGCTGGCTCGCCCTGCTCTCAAGGCAGGGTTCTGGAGCCGCTGGCTCGATTGGACGGGGACATTAGAGTGACACTCGCTCGCGTTGCACGAAGCACGCTGATGGCGCTGGTGGCATCCGCTGCCGCCGTGACAGCCATGCCGGCACAGGCCAACAGCGCAGCTGCGGACTATTTCCGCGGCCGCGCCGACCGTACGGCGGTTCCCTCACTGCTCAGCCAGGACGACCGCAGCTATTACAAGTCGTTATTCGGCGCGATCGAGCGTGAGGACTGGGCGCAAGTCCAGATGCTGTTCACCCAGCGCAGCGATGGTCCGCTGCACACGGTGGCCCGCTCGCAATATATGCTCGCCGCCACCTCGCCCAAGGCAGAGCTTGGATCGCTGACTCAAGTGCTGGGCAGCGCGCCCGACCTCCCATGGGCCGAACAACTCGGCCGGCTCGCACTGAAGCGGGGTGCGAGCGAGGTTCCGGTCTTGCCGCAAGCACAGCGACTGATCGCTCTTCCCAACGTGACCAAGCGCATTCGCCCCCGCTCGATCAGCGATGGCACGATGCCGGTTGCGGTTGCCGATGCCATCGCAGAACGGATAAAGCTCGACGATCCAGTCGGTGCCCGGGTGCTGCTTGACGGTGTTGACGCCACGCTATCGCCCGATGCCCGCGCCGAATGGCGGCAGAAGATCGGCTGGGCGTTCTACATCGAGAACGACGACGCCACCGCTCGTGCCATCGCGCTGACCGCTGCCGAGGGTACCGGTCCGTGGGTTTCGGAAGCCTACTGGACGGCAGGCCTTGCCAGTTGGCGTCTCGGCGACTGTCTGTCTGCCGCCGACGCGTTCGAGAAGACCGCCACTTCGGCCCACAACGACGAACTCGCATCAGCCGCCCACTATTGGGCAAGCCGCGCCTGGGTCCGCTGCCGCAAGCCCGAGAAGGTTTCCGCAGCGCTGCGTTCTGCTGCACGGTTCGGCGAAACGCTTTACGGCATGATGGCATCCGAAGCGCTCGGGCTGCGTGACAGCCAACCCGCCGCTGCGCCCGATTTCTCGTCGGGCGACTGGCAGACACTGCGCAACGTTCCCAATATTCGCATGGCCGTGCAACTCGCTGAGATCGGCGAGGACGGGCTGGCGGACGAAGTTTTGCGCTATCAGGCGCGCATCGGCGAGCCGCAGCAATATGCGCCGCTCTCCCGCCTTGCGCGTGACCTTGGGTTGCCCTCGACCCAGCTCTGGATGGCCTATAACGCGCCGGCGGGTGCTCGGCCTGATGCATCCGCGCGGTTCCCGGCACCAAAGTGGGTTCCGGCAACCGGCTGGAAGGTCGATCCGGCGCTGCTCTTTGCCCATTCGCTTCAGGAATCGAACTTCCGCACGGCGGTGACCAGCCCGGCTGGCGCGAAGGGACTGATGCAGGTGCGGCCAGGCACTGCGCGTGACATGGCCCGGGTCGACCCTTTGATGTCGGGGCGTGACCGCCAACTGGACTTGCCCGATGTCAATCTGGCGTTTGGCCAGCAATACCTCCAGCAACTGCGCGATTCAGACGCAACGCAGGGGCTGCTTCCCAAGGTCATGGCCGCCTATAATGCCGGCCCCCTCCCCATTTCGCGGTGGAACTCCGAGATACGCGGCGGCAATGACCCGCTGCTCTGGATGGAATCGATTCCCTATTGGGAAACGCGCGGTTATGTTTCCATCGTGATGCGCAATTACTGGATGTATGAACGCCAGGCGGGCGGTCCGTCCGAAAGTCGCCTCGGCCTCGTACAGGGCATGTGGCCCAAGTTCCCCGGACTTTCCGGGGCAGACAACGTCAGGATCGCGTCGCGTGGCAATTGATACTTCGCGGACGTTCAAGCCGATCAACATTGCGTTGCTGACCGTATCCGACACGCGCGGCCCGGATGAAGACACGTCCGGCGATATCCTCGCGGAACGCGTAAAAGCGGCAGGCCACAAGCTGGCAGCGCGCGCGCTTGAAAAGGACGATGCCGACCGCATCGCCAGCCGCCTCAACAACTGGATCGACGACCGTTCGGTCGATGCCGTTGTCATCACTGGCGGAACGGGACTGACGGGCCGCGATGTAACGCCCGAGGCGCTTGACCGCGTCAAGACGCGCGACATTCCCGGCTTTGGTGAATTGTTCCGCTGGCTCAGCTACAAGACGATTGGCACCAGCACCATCCAGTCCCGCGCCTGTGCCGTGGTCGCGCGCGGAACTTATATCTTCGCGCTGCCGGGATCGAATGGTGCAGTAAAGGACGGTTGGGACGGCATTCTGGCCGAGCAGCTAGACAGCCGCAACCGTCCCTGCAACTTCGTCGAACTGATGCCGAGGCTGCTGGAAAAGTAGTCCACGTCCGGCGCAGCTTGCGTTTTTGTTCTTTTTATGTTCCAATACTGTCATGGCAATTCACGGCAGAGGAGCATCAACGGGCGCCGTGCCAACCCGGTTCGGCCTCGCAGAACGCGAGGACGATCGAGATTGGCTAGACGAACGTCACGATATCGATGGTCCGGGAGCGAAGCTGCGCACAACGGTTACCGTCGAGCATCCCCGATCGATCCTGACATTCAACAGATCACCGGACGTTCCGTTCGACCGCTCGGTCAATGCCTATCGAGGCTGCGAACATGGCTGCATCTATTGCTATGCCCGACCCTCGCATGCATTTCACGACCTGTCGCCGGGCCTCGATTTCGAAACCAAGCTGTTCGCCAAGCCTGACGCGGCAAAGCTTTTGCGCGAAACGCTTGCGAAGCCCGGATACCTCCCAGCGCCAATCGCCATGGGCACCAACACCGATCCCTATCAACCGATTGAAGAGCGCTACCGGATAACACGCAGCGTGCTCGAACTATGCCTCGAGTTGCGCCACCCTGTCACGATCACCACCAAATCCGCGCGCGTCTTGGACGATCTTGACCTACTCACCGAACTCGCCCGCCTGAAGCTCACCGCTGTCGGGATATCTGTCACGACATTCGATGCGCGCTTATCCGGGTTGCTGGAACCACGGGCGTCTTCTCCGGCAAAGCGGCTCTATGCGCTCGCGCAACTCGTGGCAGCTGGGGTTCCGTCACACGTTTCGGTTGCACCGGTTATCCCCTCCATCACCGACGAATTCCTCGAGAGCATTCTTGAACAGGCTGCAGCGCGCGGGGTTACGTCCGCCAGCTGGATCATGCTTCGTTTGCCGCACGAAGTGGCACCACTGTTCAGGGAATGGCTTGAAACGCATTTCCCTGACCGCGCCAGGAAAGTCATGGGAATCGTGCAGTCAGTGCGGTCCGGCCGTGACAACGATCCTGCCTTTTTCACGCGCATGAAGCCGAAAGGCGTCTGGGCAGACCTTTTTCGCAGCCGCTTCCGCATAGCCTGCAAGAGGTTGGGTATCGGCAAGGCCGAAGTTGACCTTGATGCCTCCCTATTCAGGAAGCCGAGTCGGAACGGGCAGCTCGACCTGTTCTAACCCCGGAACCGGATCAGCCTGCTGTCAGCCACGGCAGCGGTCCGGTGCGGCAGGACATCGCGGGCATAGACCTCGTCTTTCACCATGGCAAAAAACGATTGCGCATCGGGATAGCCCATGACGAAGGCCTCATCCCACTCGCCTTGCGGCCCGGTGACCACGCATTCCATCGGCGCTTCCCAGACCATTGCGGCTCCCGAACCCGCTACCAGTGCCTGGAAACCATTGATGTAGAGTGCATAGGCTTCACGGCCTGACAGTCCTTGACCGTGCTTCACGTGTCCTTCGGGGTAGTCCGCCACGTCCTTGAACTTGATCAGGTTGAGCATGTGGATGGGCCGGTCGCGCGGCAGGGCCTTGAACCGATCAAAGTTGTCGCGGCTCGGGTCAATATAACTTCCACCCACTTCAGGCCCCCCATGCATAGTCGCGGAACTGTTCGCGCAGGTCTTTCTTGCTGATCTTGCCAGTGCCGGTGTGCGGGATCGCATCGACGAATGCTACGGCATCGGGCACCCACCATTTGGCGACGTGACCCTGCAGAAACGTGCGTAATTCTTCCTGCGACACGTTCACGCCGGGCTTTTTTACCACCACAAGCAGCGGTCTTTCGTCCCACTTGGGATGACAGACTCCTATTGCCGCAGCCTCGGCCACAGCGGGATGGCCAATGGCGGCATTTTCGAGCTCGACCGAGCTGATCCATTCGCCGCCAGATTTGATCACGTCCTTCGTCCGGTCGGTCAGTTGCAGGGTTCCATCGGGATGAATGACTGCCACGTCACCGGTATCGAACCATTGGTCCGCACCCACCGCGTCATGTTCGGCCTTGAAGTAGCGCTTGACGACCCAGGGACCGCGCACCTGCAAGGCACCGGACGTCTTGCCATCGCGCAGAATGACCTTTTCTTGATCATCCAGATCGACGCAGCGGATTTCGACACCGAACGGCGGTCGCCCTTGCATGGCTTTGACCGTAACCTGCTCATCGAATGAAAGCTCGTCCCAGTTCCAGGTCTCTGCCCCGGTTGTGCCGATGGGCGACGTTTCGGTCATGCCCCAGGCATGGGCAACGCGGATACCCTTGCGCATGAATCGCTCGATCATTGCACGTGGCATGGCCGAGCCCCCACACACGACGGTTTGGAGCGTGGGAGGGATCTCGCTTCCCGTAGCATCAACGTGCTGCAACAGCGCCAGCCATACTGTCGGGACGCCGGCCGACGCGGTAACCTTCTCGCGGTTCATGAGATCACACAGGACTGCGCCATCGTTCACTGCCGAATAGACGAACTTGGCGCCCGCCGCCGCGCCTGCCCAAGGCAGGCCCCAGCTTGCTGCGTGGAACATCGGCACGATTGGCAGCATGACGGTGCGGCAGTCCATACCGAAAATCGGTGGCGTGATCGAACTCAACGCATGGAGCATGGTCGAGCGGTGTTCGTAAAGCACGCCCTTGGGGTTGCCGGTGGTGCCGCTGGTGTAGCAAAGCATGCAAGGGTCGCGCTCGTCCCCGTCTGCCCATTCCGTCTGGCCGTCCTCCTGACCAATCCATTCCTCGAAATGCAGCGCAGGCTCGCTGCTGTCGTAGCAGATGTAGTGCTCGACTGTGGGCCAGCGCGACCTCATCCGTTCGACGATGGGCGCCCATTGCCTGTCGAACAGCATCACGCGGTCTTCGGCATGGTTGACGATATATTCGAGCTGATCGTCGAACAGGCGCGGATTGAGCGTGTGCAGGATTCCGCCTGCGCCGACTGCCCCATACCAGCTGACGAGATGACGATGGTGGTTCATCGCTAGCGTGGCAATCCGGTCGGTAGACTGCACGCCTATCCGGCGCAAAGCCTGGGTCATGCGCAATGCATCGTGGCGAATTCCGGCCCAGTTTGTGCGCGTTTCGGTCCCGTCGGCCCAATGGCTGACGATCTCGCGGGCGCCATGCTCCCGGGCGGCGTGGTCGATCAGCTGGGTCACCCGCAGCTTCCAGTCCTGCATCGCGCCCAGTGGCGGTCTTGGCTGCCCGGTCACATCTCTCTCCAACTCTTATGTTTATTCGACGAGGCGCAGATGCCTTTCCGGCTTTGCGCTCAACGCCACATTGGCAAGCCCTTCTATAGGAATCAATCGTTCGATTAAGTCACTGTCGAGTTTGAAATCATTGCCGAGCCGGACCAACGGCTCTTTCGGCCCGCCAGTCTTAAGCCGCGCCAGCACTTCTCCCTTGGAATCGCCACCGCGAGGCAGGAGCAAGGCCAGTTCAGCAATGGCTTCGGGACGCGACACTTCCAGCTTGAGCTGCATCCGCGATGCGCTCGTAACCGACGCGAGCGGCCTTGCCCCGCGCACCGTCACTCGCGGCGCTTCATCCGGATTAGGCCGGTCCAACTCGACATTGAGCAACACGCAGGTCCCCTCGCGCACCCACTGCTGGAACGGCTCTACCAAGCTTTCTTCGAAGCACGAGGCTGAGAACAGGCCGGAACTGTCGGAGAAATCGGCCATGACGAAGTCTTTGCCCTTCTTCGTCTTGCGCTTCTGCACGTTCTCGACGAGCGCGGCCATGACGGCAGCGGAGCGCCCACCCGGCTCGCCTGTTCCGGTGACGAGACTGCCGAAAGTCCGCGCACCATTAGCCGAGGCGACAGCCCGGTACTCCTCCACCGGATGCGCGGCAAAGTAGAAACCGAAGTTCTCACGCTCCGCTGTCATCTGATCTGAACGCGACCACTGCCTTGTTTCGGCAAGCCGCGTGGCCGGAACGGCGTGATCGTCACCACCAAACAGCCCGCCCTGCCCCGATGTGCGCGACCGCGCTGCTTCGTCGGCCACGGCCATCAACAGTTCGGCATTGGCAATCACCTGTGCCCGGTTCGGCTCGATGCAATCGAGAGCCCCGCCAGCGGCAAGTGCTTCAAGCTGACGCCGGTTCATCGAACCTGCGGGAATACGGCGGAACAGGTCGTCCAGCGAGGTGTACGCACCCTTGGCCTCGCGCTCCTCGACGATCTGTTCCATCGCCTTTTCACCGACGTTGCGCAGGCCAGCCAGAGCGTAGCGCACTGCATATCCGTCGTGGGTGCGCTCAACGGTGAACTCAGCCACCGAATGGTTGATGTCCGGTCCGGCCAGCGCCACGCCGTTGCGGCGCATATCATCGACGAACACCGACAGTTTTTCCGACTGATGCATGTCGAAGCACATTGAGGCTGCATAGAACTCGTGTGGATAGTGCGTCTTGAGCCACGCCGTCTGGTAGGCGAGCAGTGCGTATGCCGCGGCGTGCGACTTGTTGAAGCCGTAGCCTGCGAACTTGTCGATCAAATCGAACAGTTCGTTGGCCTTGCCCTTTTCAATACCGGAAATGGTCTTGCACCCATCGGCGAACCGCTGGCGCTGCGCGTCCATTTCCTTCTGGTCCTTCTTGCCCATGGCGCGGCGCAGAAGGTCGGCGTCGCCCAGCGAATAGCCCGCCAGGATCTGCGCGGCCTGCATGACCTGTTCCTGGTAGACGAAGATCCCGTAGGTTTCGGACAGGATGCCCGCGAGCTTTTCATGCGGGTATTCAATCGCTTCCAGCCCGTTCTTGCGGCGACCAAACAGCGGGATGTTGTCCA is a genomic window of Novosphingobium sp. MMS21-SN21R containing:
- a CDS encoding N-formylglutamate amidohydrolase — its product is MSEAWRLIGTPRFGGILVVSDHASKRVPDDIDLGIDPALLSQHIAVDIGVAAVGEMMAQRPGIAAFQGNVSRLVCDFNRDEHLPTVVPIASDGHAIPGNALDHAGHEARLARFFRPYHDALEALLADIPQALILSLHSFTPHLASSDEPRPWHVGVLYNVDDRAARIAIPMLEADGLCVGDQLPYSGKLLNATMNRHAEADGRPYLGIEVRQDLIATPEGQSKWSERLARIANQVAIEISG
- a CDS encoding 4-(cytidine 5'-diphospho)-2-C-methyl-D-erythritol kinase encodes the protein MRETAYAKINLALHVRRRRDDGYHELETVFAFVDAGDELAAAPASQDSLRVTGEFGGALIDPFGNIIAKALTGLPHGPGWAVTLEKNLPVAAGLGGGSADAGAVFRMVRDAYGLPADWQARAAKLGADVPACVESRACIGRGTGTELEPVDGDLAGCPVLLVNPRIPLATGPVFKGWDGIDRGPLEGTNVREIALNGRNDLEPAALQLVPQIADVLDTLRKTGAWLVRMSGSGATCFALFDTPDQLEEAKAAVPSAWWTLAGALR
- a CDS encoding electron transfer flavoprotein-ubiquinone oxidoreductase, whose translation is MSERESMPYDVVIVGGGPAGLAASIRLKQVNPELSVCVLEKGSEIGAHILSGAVVDPKALDELLPEWRTQGCPMAETPVTDNWHWVLTKTGKMSIPHWPMPPFMSNHGNYTGSLGNLCRWLSEQAMELGVEIFPGFAAAEVLFDENGAVMGVATGDMGVAKDGSKKGDYQPGMELHAKYTLFAEGARGHLTKRLKAHYDLERDCEPQVYGIGIKELWDIDPEKHVQGRVLHTQGWPLSESNSWGGGFLYHQSNNQVALGFVTALDYANPYVYPFEEFQRWKQHPAIREILEGGRRVSYGARAINEGGWQSVPRLSFPGGALIGCSAGFVNVPRIKGSHTAMKSGMLAAESIVAAIAAGREKDDMTEYDAAVRDSWIATELKKVQNAQPLVAKFGGELGTVLAGADMWLRTIGGFGIWKPMKHHKDAEATQRADLYKPITYPKPDGVITFDRLTSVSFSYTNHEEDQPCHLVLKDPTVPTRINLPIYAGPEARYCPAGVYEYIGVEEGNPRLQINAQNCVHCKTCDIKDMTQNIEWVTPEGGGGPNYPNM
- a CDS encoding lytic transglycosylase domain-containing protein, whose protein sequence is MALVASAAAVTAMPAQANSAAADYFRGRADRTAVPSLLSQDDRSYYKSLFGAIEREDWAQVQMLFTQRSDGPLHTVARSQYMLAATSPKAELGSLTQVLGSAPDLPWAEQLGRLALKRGASEVPVLPQAQRLIALPNVTKRIRPRSISDGTMPVAVADAIAERIKLDDPVGARVLLDGVDATLSPDARAEWRQKIGWAFYIENDDATARAIALTAAEGTGPWVSEAYWTAGLASWRLGDCLSAADAFEKTATSAHNDELASAAHYWASRAWVRCRKPEKVSAALRSAARFGETLYGMMASEALGLRDSQPAAAPDFSSGDWQTLRNVPNIRMAVQLAEIGEDGLADEVLRYQARIGEPQQYAPLSRLARDLGLPSTQLWMAYNAPAGARPDASARFPAPKWVPATGWKVDPALLFAHSLQESNFRTAVTSPAGAKGLMQVRPGTARDMARVDPLMSGRDRQLDLPDVNLAFGQQYLQQLRDSDATQGLLPKVMAAYNAGPLPISRWNSEIRGGNDPLLWMESIPYWETRGYVSIVMRNYWMYERQAGGPSESRLGLVQGMWPKFPGLSGADNVRIASRGN
- the moaB gene encoding molybdenum cofactor biosynthesis protein B is translated as MAIDTSRTFKPINIALLTVSDTRGPDEDTSGDILAERVKAAGHKLAARALEKDDADRIASRLNNWIDDRSVDAVVITGGTGLTGRDVTPEALDRVKTRDIPGFGELFRWLSYKTIGTSTIQSRACAVVARGTYIFALPGSNGAVKDGWDGILAEQLDSRNRPCNFVELMPRLLEK
- a CDS encoding PA0069 family radical SAM protein, giving the protein MAIHGRGASTGAVPTRFGLAEREDDRDWLDERHDIDGPGAKLRTTVTVEHPRSILTFNRSPDVPFDRSVNAYRGCEHGCIYCYARPSHAFHDLSPGLDFETKLFAKPDAAKLLRETLAKPGYLPAPIAMGTNTDPYQPIEERYRITRSVLELCLELRHPVTITTKSARVLDDLDLLTELARLKLTAVGISVTTFDARLSGLLEPRASSPAKRLYALAQLVAAGVPSHVSVAPVIPSITDEFLESILEQAAARGVTSASWIMLRLPHEVAPLFREWLETHFPDRARKVMGIVQSVRSGRDNDPAFFTRMKPKGVWADLFRSRFRIACKRLGIGKAEVDLDASLFRKPSRNGQLDLF
- a CDS encoding DUF1330 domain-containing protein; this encodes MGGSYIDPSRDNFDRFKALPRDRPIHMLNLIKFKDVADYPEGHVKHGQGLSGREAYALYINGFQALVAGSGAAMVWEAPMECVVTGPQGEWDEAFVMGYPDAQSFFAMVKDEVYARDVLPHRTAAVADSRLIRFRG
- a CDS encoding long-chain fatty acid--CoA ligase, yielding MQDWKLRVTQLIDHAAREHGAREIVSHWADGTETRTNWAGIRHDALRMTQALRRIGVQSTDRIATLAMNHHRHLVSWYGAVGAGGILHTLNPRLFDDQLEYIVNHAEDRVMLFDRQWAPIVERMRSRWPTVEHYICYDSSEPALHFEEWIGQEDGQTEWADGDERDPCMLCYTSGTTGNPKGVLYEHRSTMLHALSSITPPIFGMDCRTVMLPIVPMFHAASWGLPWAGAAAGAKFVYSAVNDGAVLCDLMNREKVTASAGVPTVWLALLQHVDATGSEIPPTLQTVVCGGSAMPRAMIERFMRKGIRVAHAWGMTETSPIGTTGAETWNWDELSFDEQVTVKAMQGRPPFGVEIRCVDLDDQEKVILRDGKTSGALQVRGPWVVKRYFKAEHDAVGADQWFDTGDVAVIHPDGTLQLTDRTKDVIKSGGEWISSVELENAAIGHPAVAEAAAIGVCHPKWDERPLLVVVKKPGVNVSQEELRTFLQGHVAKWWVPDAVAFVDAIPHTGTGKISKKDLREQFRDYAWGA